The following are from one region of the Ictalurus furcatus strain D&B chromosome 11, Billie_1.0, whole genome shotgun sequence genome:
- the LOC128615073 gene encoding uncharacterized protein LOC128615073 — translation MLYSPTIPKRSSDLHTEESQASTSEFESSSSSGSSADTCIIERDPLPEYGEPCMRTELREGRAWKPCKACQSEVAKLIEEKGKLDDVLCSISGEQLETLRCFLETVEQIQPQAAVMATKTRSGKQELYPDSGLFLSSTRLAAVHAEARKDCLRLFHLLFDEFFSAVECQNAVAFGKHRKVPEGKAVLDKSKVDGILTYIMCCGTLDGWTPVEKTKVKKALINKCRMRATKYKFLNV, via the exons ATGTTGTACAGTCCCACTATACCCAAGAGATCATCTGATCTTCATACTGAAGAGAGTCAGGCTAGTACATCTGAATTTGAGAGTTCATCAAGCTCAGGCTCATCTGCAGATACTTGTATCATTGAGCGTGATCCACTACCAGAATATGGCGAACCATGTATGAGAACTGAATTAAGAGAAGGCAGAGCATGGAAGCCATGCAAGGCATGTCAGTCAGAGGTGGCAAAATTAATTGAGGAGAAGGGGAAACTGGACGATGTGCTGTGTAGTATCA GTGGTGAACAACTTGAGACATTAAGGTGCTTTCTggagacagtggaacagatacAACCTCAGGCTGCTGTTATGGCTACAAAAACCAGATCTGGGAAGCAAGAGCTGTATCCGGATAGTGGCCTCTTTCTGTCCTCTACCCGCTTGGCTGCAGTCCATGCAGAGGCAAGGAAGGACTGCCTTCGCTTATTCCATCTTCTTTTTGATGAATTCTTCAGTGCAGTAGAGTGCCAAAATGCAGTGGCATTTGGAAAACACAGAAAGGTGCCAGAAGGGAAAGCAGTCCTGGACAAGTCCAAAGTCGATGGGATTCTAA CCTACATTATGTGCTGTGGCacactggatggatggacaccaGTTGAGAAAACTAAGGTCAAAAAAGCCTTGATAAACAAATGCCGCATGAGGGCCACAAAGTATAAATTCTTGAATGTTTAA